A genomic window from Companilactobacillus alimentarius DSM 20249 includes:
- the gatB gene encoding Asp-tRNA(Asn)/Glu-tRNA(Gln) amidotransferase subunit GatB yields the protein MNFETTIGLEVHVELKTKSKMYSPSPVAYGAESNINTNVIDFGFPGTLPTVNKEGYRLGVMVALALNAQVENHTHFDRKNYFYPDNPKAYQITQQDKPLAHDGYIEVEVDGKKKKIGIEELHVEEDAGKNTHGNNGYSYVDLNRQGTPLIEIVSKPDMHSPEEAYQYLENLRKIIQFTGASDVKMEEGSMRVDTNISIRPVGSNTYGTKVELKNLNSFNHVKLGLAYEEQRQAAILKQGGTIGQETRRFDEKTGETFLMRVKSGADDYRYFPEPDLPDYEISPEWVAEIKAGLPETAAKRRERYINELGIPEYDAGVLTDTKEMSDFFDEAVSYKANPKLVSNWLMGEVNGYLNEKRIGLLDTKLTPEHLAKMINLISNGTISSKIAKKVFQETIANGTEPEKWVKDKGLVQESDPDVLKPMILEILDNNQQSIDDFKNGKDRAVGFLIGQIMKQTHGQANPKVANKLLMEELKSR from the coding sequence ATGAATTTTGAAACGACTATCGGACTAGAAGTCCATGTTGAATTAAAGACAAAATCCAAAATGTATAGTCCTTCACCAGTTGCTTATGGTGCTGAATCTAATATCAATACCAATGTTATTGACTTTGGTTTTCCAGGAACATTACCAACTGTAAATAAAGAGGGTTATCGTTTAGGTGTCATGGTAGCTTTGGCTTTAAATGCTCAAGTTGAAAATCATACACACTTTGATCGTAAGAACTATTTCTATCCTGATAATCCTAAAGCTTATCAAATTACTCAACAAGACAAACCATTAGCACATGATGGTTATATTGAAGTTGAGGTTGATGGTAAAAAGAAGAAGATCGGTATTGAAGAACTTCACGTTGAAGAGGATGCCGGTAAGAATACGCACGGAAATAATGGTTATTCTTATGTCGATTTGAACCGTCAAGGTACACCATTGATTGAAATTGTTTCAAAACCTGACATGCATTCTCCAGAAGAGGCTTATCAATATCTAGAAAACTTACGTAAGATTATTCAATTTACTGGTGCATCTGATGTTAAGATGGAAGAAGGGTCAATGCGTGTTGATACTAATATTTCCATCCGTCCAGTTGGTTCAAATACTTATGGTACTAAAGTTGAGTTGAAGAACTTGAACTCATTCAATCATGTTAAGTTAGGACTCGCTTATGAAGAGCAACGTCAAGCTGCTATTTTGAAGCAAGGCGGAACAATTGGTCAAGAGACAAGACGTTTTGATGAAAAGACAGGTGAAACATTCTTAATGCGTGTTAAATCTGGTGCGGATGACTATCGTTACTTCCCAGAACCTGATTTACCTGATTATGAAATTTCACCAGAATGGGTTGCTGAAATCAAAGCTGGTTTGCCAGAAACTGCTGCCAAGAGACGTGAACGCTATATCAATGAGTTAGGTATTCCTGAATATGATGCAGGTGTTCTTACTGATACAAAGGAAATGTCAGATTTCTTTGATGAAGCTGTTTCTTATAAGGCTAATCCAAAATTAGTTTCTAACTGGTTGATGGGTGAAGTTAATGGTTATTTGAACGAAAAACGTATTGGCTTGTTAGATACTAAATTGACACCAGAACATTTGGCTAAGATGATCAATTTGATTTCTAATGGAACAATTTCTTCTAAGATTGCGAAGAAAGTATTCCAAGAAACTATTGCTAATGGAACTGAGCCTGAGAAATGGGTCAAAGATAAGGGGCTTGTTCAAGAGTCAGATCCTGATGTATTGAAACCAATGATTTTAGAAATTCTAGATAATAATCAACAATCAATTGATGACTTTAAGAATGGTAAAGATCGTGCCGTCGGCTTCTTGATTGGACAAATCATGAAACAGACTCATGGACAGGCCAATCCTAAGGTTGCTAATAAGCTTTTGATGGAAGAATTAAAGAGTCGTTAG
- the ligA gene encoding NAD-dependent DNA ligase LigA, whose translation MAEITKSQASQELDKIRPQLNSWRDAYYTKDAPVVEDNVYDKLYNRLLELEKMYPELVTPDSPSQEVGDVTLPDFNKVTHEIPMLSMGDVFSEAELAEFNDRIEKNVGHEVDYNVELKIDGLSLSLIYENGILVQGSTRGNGTIGENVTENVKTIEDIPQKLSRPLSFEVRGECFMSKKEFLRLNQERENQGHQVFANPRNAAAGSLRQLDPKITASRKLKTFMYTIVTFDDLNVTTQHQALETLKDLGFNVNPTAQVTTGLNGVKDFIERYGELRDKLDYGIDGVVLKVDDLALQQQLGNTVKVPRWEIAYKFPPEQAESIVHEITWTIGRTGVLTPTAVMDPVSLAGTTVSRATLHNEDMIKQKDIRIGDTVLLHKAGDIIPEVSQVVLNKRPKDLIPAEIPTHCPYCGSELIHLEDEVALRCINPKCPAQVKEQLTHFASRNAMNIDGLGPKIIEQLYTKELIKDVADLYKLTADDLATLDGFKEKSINNLLTAIDNSKSNSVERLLFGLGIRHVGAKAARILAEHFGDLDSIMNASSEEILEVNTMGEIIANSISTYFKNDDVKKLINELKSVDINMNFIGSSNSNETNDHFTDKIIVITGTLQNYKRSQLTEMLENLGANVTSSVTKKTDILIAGKKAGSKLTKAQQLGTQIIDESTLSSFLDDAKE comes from the coding sequence ATGGCTGAAATAACAAAATCCCAAGCTAGTCAAGAATTAGATAAAATTCGTCCCCAATTGAACAGTTGGCGAGATGCTTATTACACAAAGGATGCTCCCGTAGTAGAAGATAATGTTTATGATAAACTTTATAATCGTCTACTAGAATTAGAAAAAATGTATCCTGAATTAGTCACGCCGGATTCACCATCGCAGGAAGTTGGGGATGTTACATTACCGGATTTTAATAAGGTGACACATGAGATTCCCATGCTGTCGATGGGGGATGTTTTTTCCGAAGCTGAATTGGCCGAATTCAATGATCGAATTGAAAAAAATGTTGGACATGAAGTTGATTATAATGTTGAATTAAAAATTGATGGTCTTTCACTTTCATTAATTTATGAAAATGGTATCTTAGTTCAAGGGTCAACTCGTGGCAATGGTACAATCGGTGAAAATGTAACTGAAAATGTTAAGACAATTGAGGACATTCCACAAAAATTAAGTCGTCCTTTGTCATTTGAAGTTCGTGGCGAATGTTTCATGTCTAAAAAAGAATTCTTACGTTTGAATCAAGAACGTGAGAATCAGGGACATCAAGTTTTTGCTAATCCTCGAAATGCGGCCGCTGGTAGTTTAAGACAACTAGATCCTAAGATTACAGCCTCAAGAAAATTGAAGACATTTATGTACACGATTGTGACTTTCGATGATCTAAACGTTACAACGCAACATCAGGCTTTGGAGACCTTGAAAGATTTAGGCTTCAATGTTAATCCAACAGCCCAAGTGACAACTGGTTTGAATGGTGTAAAAGATTTTATTGAACGTTATGGCGAATTGAGGGATAAATTAGATTATGGTATTGATGGGGTTGTTTTGAAAGTTGATGATTTAGCACTTCAACAACAACTCGGTAATACGGTAAAAGTGCCACGTTGGGAAATTGCTTATAAGTTTCCACCAGAGCAGGCTGAATCAATCGTTCATGAAATTACTTGGACAATTGGAAGAACCGGTGTCTTGACACCAACAGCTGTGATGGATCCAGTTAGTTTAGCTGGAACTACCGTTTCGCGTGCTACATTACATAACGAAGATATGATCAAGCAAAAAGATATTCGTATCGGTGATACTGTTTTATTGCACAAGGCTGGCGATATTATCCCAGAAGTTTCACAGGTTGTTTTGAATAAACGTCCTAAGGACTTAATACCAGCTGAGATTCCTACTCACTGTCCCTACTGTGGTTCGGAATTGATTCATTTGGAAGATGAGGTGGCTTTGCGTTGTATTAATCCCAAGTGTCCAGCTCAAGTTAAAGAACAATTAACACATTTCGCTTCTCGAAATGCGATGAATATTGACGGGCTAGGTCCTAAAATTATCGAACAGCTTTATACTAAAGAGTTGATTAAAGATGTGGCAGATCTATATAAATTAACCGCTGATGATTTGGCTACTTTAGATGGATTTAAAGAGAAATCAATTAATAATCTTTTGACGGCAATTGATAATTCTAAAAGTAATTCCGTTGAACGTTTATTGTTTGGTTTAGGGATTCGTCATGTCGGAGCTAAGGCTGCTAGAATTTTAGCCGAGCATTTTGGTGATTTAGATAGTATAATGAATGCTTCATCTGAAGAAATTCTTGAAGTTAATACAATGGGTGAGATAATTGCTAATAGTATTTCAACTTATTTTAAGAATGATGATGTTAAAAAATTAATAAATGAATTAAAATCAGTAGATATTAATATGAATTTTATTGGTAGTTCGAATTCTAATGAAACAAATGACCATTTTACTGATAAAATAATTGTTATAACCGGAACATTACAAAATTATAAACGTTCACAGTTGACTGAAATGTTAGAAAATCTTGGTGCTAATGTAACTAGTTCCGTCACTAAGAAAACCGATATTTTGATTGCTGGAAAAAAAGCTGGCAGCAAATTAACTAAGGCACAGCAATTGGGAACGCAGATTATTGATGAATCAACATTGTCCAGTTTTTTGGATGATGCCAAAGAGTAG
- the rlmD gene encoding 23S rRNA (uracil(1939)-C(5))-methyltransferase RlmD — translation MDKPNLKKNQKIDLEIQDLSYEGKGVAKVDDFTLFVDNALPNETVNAVITRINKNFGFARTLKVLKESPDRVHDIDAIYAQTGIAPLSHLKYDKQLEFKHNQVVTDMEKIGLKNVTVNDTVGMESPFNYRNKAQVPVRQINGKLTTGFYRRRSHDLVPMENFLIQDVKIDAEIIKVRDVLRKYKVRGYDEQNQKGQIRTIMVRRAYFTGEMMVVLVSRTRDISHYKDIAKEIMDNPEVKSLYLNVNSKNTNVIFGQEMTLLAGKKYIDDKILGHTYRISPRSFYQVNPVQTQKLYQMAIDKAELTGKENVVDAYSGIGTIGISLADKAKHVTGIEVIEDAVKDADQNAKLNNIENADFVVGKTEDVLNEWAKNNMSVDVLMVDPPRKGLANSLIDSLKNIKPKKIVYISCNPATLARDLSLLSDTYEIGDITPVDMFPMANHIESVVGLDLK, via the coding sequence ATGGATAAACCAAATTTAAAGAAGAATCAAAAGATTGATCTTGAAATTCAAGATCTTTCGTATGAAGGCAAGGGTGTAGCTAAAGTTGATGACTTTACACTCTTTGTTGATAACGCATTGCCAAATGAAACGGTGAATGCCGTTATTACACGGATTAATAAGAATTTTGGCTTTGCAAGAACTTTAAAAGTGCTTAAAGAATCTCCTGATCGTGTGCATGATATTGATGCAATTTATGCTCAAACTGGAATTGCACCTTTGAGTCATTTGAAGTATGACAAGCAACTAGAATTCAAGCATAATCAAGTTGTCACAGATATGGAAAAGATTGGTTTAAAGAATGTAACGGTTAACGATACTGTAGGGATGGAATCACCATTCAATTACCGTAACAAGGCTCAAGTGCCAGTTCGTCAAATTAATGGTAAATTAACAACTGGTTTTTATCGTCGTCGTTCACATGATTTAGTACCAATGGAAAACTTCTTGATCCAAGATGTTAAAATTGATGCTGAAATTATCAAAGTCCGTGATGTTTTACGTAAATATAAAGTCCGTGGCTATGATGAACAAAATCAAAAAGGTCAAATTAGAACAATCATGGTACGTCGTGCTTACTTTACTGGTGAGATGATGGTTGTTTTGGTTTCGCGTACACGTGATATTTCCCATTATAAGGACATTGCTAAAGAAATCATGGACAATCCTGAAGTAAAATCATTGTATTTGAATGTAAATTCTAAAAATACAAATGTTATCTTTGGTCAAGAAATGACTCTATTAGCTGGTAAGAAATATATTGATGATAAAATTCTAGGTCACACATACCGAATTTCACCAAGATCTTTCTACCAAGTTAATCCTGTTCAAACACAAAAACTTTATCAAATGGCAATCGACAAAGCTGAATTGACCGGCAAGGAAAATGTTGTTGATGCTTATTCTGGTATTGGTACAATTGGAATTTCCTTGGCTGATAAAGCAAAGCATGTAACTGGTATCGAAGTTATTGAAGATGCGGTAAAAGATGCTGATCAAAACGCTAAATTGAATAATATTGAAAATGCCGATTTTGTTGTTGGTAAAACCGAAGATGTCCTAAACGAATGGGCAAAGAACAACATGTCAGTTGACGTTTTGATGGTTGATCCTCCACGTAAAGGTTTGGCTAACTCTTTGATTGATTCACTGAAGAATATTAAACCTAAGAAGATTGTTTATATCAGTTGTAATCCAGCCACTTTAGCTAGAGATTTGTCATTATTAAGTGATACATATGAGATTGGCGATATTACACCAGTTGATATGTTCCCTATGGCAAACCATATTGAAAGTGTTGTTGGTTTGGATTTGAAATAA
- the gatC gene encoding Asp-tRNA(Asn)/Glu-tRNA(Gln) amidotransferase subunit GatC translates to MISKDEILHVAKLANLKLQDDEVDDFVSQLGKIVDMEGNLASVDTKGIEPTYNMGDTETVFREDKGIHTQTREQMLENVPETDNNLIKVPTIVDKEDDE, encoded by the coding sequence ATGATTTCAAAAGATGAAATTTTACATGTTGCTAAATTAGCTAACTTGAAACTTCAAGATGATGAAGTAGATGATTTTGTCAGTCAATTAGGCAAGATTGTCGATATGGAAGGTAACTTGGCTAGCGTCGATACTAAGGGTATCGAACCAACTTACAACATGGGTGATACAGAAACTGTCTTCCGTGAAGATAAGGGGATTCACACTCAGACTAGAGAACAAATGCTTGAAAATGTTCCCGAAACCGACAATAACCTTATTAAAGTTCCAACGATTGTTGACAAGGAGGACGATGAATAG
- the gatA gene encoding Asp-tRNA(Asn)/Glu-tRNA(Gln) amidotransferase subunit GatA yields the protein MDYMKETIDSLHKKLSDKELTAEDLTNQTLSDINSKEDKLNTFITVNDKAIDTAKKIDEDGIRGPLSGIPIAIKDNIVTNGLKTTAASKILYNFMPVYNATVMDKLDKAGAIDIGKTNLDEFAMGSSTETSYFGTSVNPWDFSRVPGGSSGGSAAAVASGEVIAALGTDTGGSIRQPAAFNGIFGIKPTYGRVSRWGVIAFASSLDQVGVMSKRVEDSAKVLSVISGHDDHDSTSSAKEVPDYQANLNKDMSGVKIAVPKEFWQEGTHKDVLENVNKALDAYKKMGATVEEVSLPTLKHAVEVYYVLASSEASSNLQRYDGVRYGYRAKDVKNINDLFVNSRSEGFGDEVKRRIMLGTFALSAGAYDAYFKKAAEVRTIFIKEMTDVLKDYDLIMGPSTTTPAFKIGEKVDDPLAMYMNDILTIPANLAGLPAASVPAGLAEGLPVGLQIIGKPFAEQDVLNAAYALQEENKFYEQIPTALKGED from the coding sequence GTGGATTACATGAAGGAAACAATCGATTCGTTGCATAAGAAATTATCCGACAAAGAATTGACTGCAGAAGATTTAACTAATCAAACTTTGAGTGATATCAATTCAAAAGAAGACAAGCTCAATACTTTTATCACAGTGAACGATAAAGCAATTGATACTGCAAAAAAGATTGATGAAGATGGCATTAGGGGTCCTTTGTCAGGAATTCCAATTGCTATCAAGGATAATATTGTAACTAACGGTTTGAAGACAACTGCCGCAAGTAAAATTTTGTACAACTTTATGCCTGTTTATAACGCTACTGTTATGGATAAATTAGATAAAGCTGGTGCAATTGATATCGGTAAAACTAATCTTGATGAGTTTGCTATGGGTTCATCCACAGAAACATCTTATTTTGGTACATCAGTTAATCCTTGGGACTTTAGTCGTGTACCTGGTGGATCTTCTGGTGGTTCAGCTGCTGCTGTAGCTTCTGGTGAAGTAATTGCTGCTTTAGGTACAGATACTGGTGGCTCAATTAGACAACCAGCTGCTTTTAATGGTATTTTTGGAATCAAACCAACTTATGGTCGTGTTTCACGTTGGGGCGTTATTGCTTTCGCTTCAAGTCTTGACCAAGTTGGTGTCATGTCAAAACGCGTAGAAGATTCTGCTAAAGTTCTTTCAGTGATTTCTGGTCATGATGATCATGATTCAACTAGTTCGGCTAAAGAAGTTCCTGATTATCAAGCTAATTTGAACAAGGATATGTCTGGCGTTAAAATTGCTGTTCCTAAGGAATTCTGGCAAGAAGGCACACATAAAGATGTATTAGAAAACGTTAATAAAGCTTTGGATGCTTACAAGAAGATGGGAGCTACTGTTGAAGAAGTTAGCTTACCTACTTTGAAACATGCGGTTGAAGTTTATTATGTTTTGGCATCTAGTGAAGCTTCATCTAACCTTCAAAGATATGATGGTGTTAGATACGGTTATCGTGCTAAAGATGTTAAGAATATCAATGATTTGTTCGTTAACTCTAGATCTGAAGGTTTCGGTGATGAAGTAAAACGTCGTATCATGTTAGGTACATTTGCTTTGTCAGCTGGCGCTTATGATGCTTACTTTAAGAAGGCTGCTGAAGTTAGAACTATCTTTATTAAAGAAATGACAGATGTCTTAAAAGACTATGATTTAATTATGGGACCATCAACAACTACACCTGCTTTCAAGATTGGTGAAAAGGTTGACGATCCATTGGCTATGTATATGAATGATATTTTGACAATTCCAGCTAACTTAGCCGGTCTACCAGCTGCTTCTGTTCCTGCTGGATTGGCTGAGGGTCTACCTGTTGGTTTGCAAATTATTGGTAAGCCATTTGCTGAACAAGATGTTTTGAATGCTGCATATGCATTGCAAGAAGAAAATAAATTTTATGAACAAATACCAACTGCACTTAAGGGGGAAGACTAA
- a CDS encoding diacylglycerol kinase, with protein MRARLIYNPTSGHETMNSNVGDILNIIEKAGYEASAYRTTPKKNSAKNEARRVAKEGFDLIVAAGGDGTINEVVNGIADLDKRPEMAIIPAGTTNDYARALKIPRDDVVEAAKVILKGQKLPVDIGQAGEKYFINIAGGGSMTELTYEVPSAYKSILGYLAYLVKGAEMLPRVSPIDMHIEYDGGVFDGKATMFLIGLTNSIGGMEQIAPNSVIGDGTFSLIIVKETNLRDLVHLIALVLNGGRHVYNPKVIYTKTKRISVHANDENRLMVNLDGEYGGDAPMEFVNLHGHLNIYANVDSIPLKAIDTPTLSEKDAGEKIIEEERNLDSKNKDKK; from the coding sequence ATGCGTGCTAGACTTATTTATAATCCAACTTCAGGTCATGAGACTATGAACAGTAATGTTGGAGATATTTTGAATATTATTGAAAAAGCTGGTTATGAGGCTAGTGCTTACCGAACTACACCAAAGAAGAACTCAGCCAAAAATGAAGCCAGAAGAGTAGCTAAAGAGGGATTTGATTTAATCGTTGCTGCTGGTGGAGATGGAACTATCAATGAGGTCGTTAATGGGATTGCCGATTTGGATAAGCGCCCAGAGATGGCAATTATTCCTGCTGGAACTACTAATGATTATGCTCGAGCTCTAAAGATACCTCGAGATGACGTGGTTGAAGCGGCTAAGGTTATTTTGAAGGGTCAAAAACTACCAGTTGATATTGGACAAGCTGGCGAAAAGTATTTTATTAATATCGCCGGTGGTGGTTCAATGACGGAATTAACGTATGAAGTTCCGTCAGCTTATAAATCAATTTTGGGATATTTAGCTTACTTAGTTAAAGGAGCTGAAATGTTGCCTCGCGTTAGTCCGATTGACATGCACATCGAATATGATGGCGGTGTTTTTGATGGAAAAGCCACGATGTTTTTGATAGGATTAACTAACTCGATTGGTGGAATGGAACAGATTGCACCTAATTCAGTGATTGGTGATGGAACCTTTTCATTGATCATTGTTAAAGAGACTAATTTGCGTGACTTGGTTCACTTGATTGCTTTAGTTTTAAATGGTGGTCGTCATGTCTACAATCCTAAGGTTATTTATACGAAAACTAAACGTATTTCGGTACATGCAAATGATGAGAATCGTTTGATGGTTAACCTTGATGGTGAGTATGGTGGGGATGCACCAATGGAATTCGTTAATTTGCATGGACATTTAAATATTTATGCTAATGTGGATTCAATTCCCTTAAAAGCAATTGATACGCCAACGCTTAGCGAAAAAGATGCTGGCGAAAAGATTATCGAAGAAGAACGTAATCTCGATAGTAAAAATAAAGATAAGAAATAA
- a CDS encoding CamS family sex pheromone protein: MKKFLKTTSLLLMCSFLLAACGNLQDSSLSSGGSDTSKSNVQTTTSSDSSSYDVLLSGGKYKTSAISGITAADNTNQFNSRSFESGLMKLSKKQFSTNSYVFQEGQILSASTVTNWLGRKSKKNSSGLNPQSNGSTAENKRTPMYFQQMLEEDYLTKQDGKYKLAGMSIGIAMNKTDYYQKKQYGATYKTSISTEEQKEQGERIAKEVVKRLRANKEVGNIPIVVGLYSVAPQDTLVGGTYFQYSVSKSSSLGDWTTLDYKNQMLPTVNGENAISSSDSDAFSNFKDHIENYFPNLSGVTAQAHYDGTSLKSMDITINTQFDGLAQITSFTQFVQQSASKYLPSGADLDINIQTVDEQQSVVTRTNGKFTSHVYDAD; this comes from the coding sequence TTGAAAAAATTCTTAAAAACTACATCATTATTACTGATGTGCTCGTTTCTTTTAGCTGCCTGTGGTAATCTACAGGATTCTAGTTTGTCATCAGGTGGCAGCGATACAAGTAAAAGCAATGTTCAGACGACAACCTCATCTGACTCGAGTAGTTATGATGTTTTATTAAGTGGTGGAAAATACAAGACTAGTGCTATTTCTGGAATTACTGCTGCTGATAATACTAATCAATTTAATAGTAGAAGTTTTGAAAGTGGATTGATGAAGTTGTCGAAGAAACAATTTTCAACTAATTCATATGTTTTCCAAGAAGGACAGATTTTATCCGCTAGTACTGTAACTAATTGGTTGGGTCGTAAGTCTAAGAAGAATTCTTCTGGACTTAACCCTCAATCCAATGGGTCAACTGCTGAAAATAAACGTACACCAATGTATTTTCAACAAATGTTGGAAGAGGATTATTTAACTAAGCAGGATGGTAAATACAAATTGGCAGGGATGTCGATTGGTATTGCGATGAATAAAACTGATTACTATCAGAAAAAACAATATGGTGCCACATATAAGACAAGTATCAGTACTGAGGAACAAAAAGAACAAGGTGAAAGGATTGCTAAAGAAGTAGTTAAACGACTTCGTGCTAATAAAGAAGTTGGCAATATTCCAATCGTCGTGGGCTTGTATTCAGTAGCGCCTCAAGATACTCTTGTCGGTGGGACTTATTTCCAATATTCTGTTAGCAAGAGTAGTTCTTTAGGTGATTGGACAACGTTGGATTATAAGAATCAAATGTTGCCAACTGTTAATGGAGAGAATGCCATCAGCAGTAGTGATTCTGATGCCTTTTCGAATTTTAAAGATCACATTGAGAATTATTTCCCTAATCTTTCTGGTGTAACAGCTCAGGCTCATTATGATGGAACTAGTTTGAAATCAATGGATATTACGATCAATACACAATTCGATGGTTTGGCTCAGATAACTAGTTTCACTCAGTTTGTTCAACAGAGTGCTTCGAAGTACTTGCCATCGGGAGCTGATTTGGATATTAATATTCAGACAGTTGACGAGCAACAATCAGTGGTTACGAGAACTAATGGTAAATTCACTTCACACGTTTATGATGCAGATTAA